ATTCCCGCGCAGTCTGCCGCGCCCGGGTGAAGTGGGCGTGAAGATCGGATGGGACCGGCCCCGCGCCGCTCCCGGTGTCCGCCCCCTACACTGGGCGGCGTGACCGCTCCCGTGACGGAACTGCTGCGCGAGTACCAGGGATACGTGCTGGCCTACCGCCTGCGCCGCGCCGTGGGCGGCCAGGTCGCGCCGCCCGGCGGGCAGCTGAGCCTGGCGCAGTACGCCGCGCTGCGCCTGGAACGCCAGGACCTCGCCCGGTCCCTGATCCGCCGGGGCATGGACAGCGCGCAGATGCGCCGACTGGACGCCCTGTCGGACGAACTGATGTTCGGGTTCTGGTTGAACCCGGCCGAGGTCGCCGCGTTCCTGCGCGCCGCGATCCGCGAGGGCGGTCACCCCGCGCTGGGCGACCCGGCCGCCTTCGCCGCGCTGCTGACCCCGACCGAACGCGCCCGCCTGGGCGAGAGCGGCGTGCAGCGCGTCTGCGCGCACCACATCGCCAGCTTCTCGCTGGCCGCGCCCATGCTGGACCCCACCGGACTGAACGCCGCGTGGCAGCGCATCCAGGAGACCGAACCGCCCCTGTTCCTGGACGAACTGCAGCGGGGATCGCCCTGAACGCCGCGCAGCTGCTCGGGGACGCCCTGCGCGCCCTGCTGCCCCGCGCCTGCCCCGGCTGCGGCGGGCAGCTGGGCCGCGCCGCCGGCCTGTGCCCCGCCTGCCGCGCCCACCTGCACGCCCGCGTGGAGGCGCACAGCCCCCTGCGTGCCCAGCCGGTCCCGCACCTCGTGACGCTGGGCGCGTACCGGGGCGTGAACCGCCGCGTGGTCCGCACCCTGAAGTTCGGCGGGGCCCGCGACCTCGCCGCCGTGCTGGGCGAGGCGCTCGCGCAGGGCGTGCCCACCCACTGGGACGTGCGGGCGGTCGTGCCCGTGCCGCTGCACCCGGCCCGGCAGCGGCAACGGGGCTTCAACCAGGCGGAACTGCTGGGCCGCGCCGTGGCCGCGGGGCTGGGCGTGCCGTGCGTGCCGGGTCTGCAACGCACCCGCCACACCGCGCAGCAGGCCCGCCGTCACGCCGCGCAGCGCGAGGACCTGCACGGCGCGTTCCGCGCCCACCCGGACGCGCTGCCGGGCGGTCCGGTGCTGCTGATCGACGACGTGTTCACCACCGGCAACACCCTGCTCGCCTGCCAGGACACCCTGAAGGAGGCGGGCGTGACGGAGCTGTACGCCGCCGTCATCGCCCGCTGACGGCAGGTCCCCCGGTCAGGGCAGGCGTTCGCCCGCCGTGACCGCGTCCGGCAGCCAGTTCTCCCGCGGGGGCAGCGGGCAGGTCCAGCCGTCCCCGTACGCGCAGTACGGGTGGTACGCCAGGTTGAAGTCCACGCGCACCAGCGCCCCGTCGCCGCCCAGCTGCCGGTCCAGCGGGGCGTCCAGGTAGCGGCCCGCGCCGTACGTGCCGCCCTCGGCCGCGCCGCTCGTGGCGTCCCGGAACGGAATGAACACCCGCGCCGGCTGTTCCTCGCCCAGCGGCGCGAACACGCTCAGGGTCCGCTCGCCGCCCGGCAGGGGCACCGTCACCTGCCCGTAGCGGGCCATGAAGCGTGTCTCGCCGGTGTTCGTCTCCAGCGGGAACTCCGCTGCGTCCTGCGGCAGGCGCTCGAGCAGCACCGTGAACGCCCACGCCTCGTCCGGCGCGAAGTACCGCAGGCCGTGGAACGCCTGCGGGTCCACCGGCCCCTTCCCGGCCGCGAAATGCTGGTCCTTGCGGTTCCGGAAGTCCAGCACCGCCTCCTCGTACAGCCCCACGCTTACCAGTCCACCGTGACGCGCTGCCCGGCGTACTCGACAATGTCACCCCGGCGCAGTTTGCGGCGGCGGCGGGTCTCGATCTGCCCGTTCAGGCGGACCTCGCCGCCCTGCACGCGGAACTTGGCCTCACCGCCCGTCTCGACCAGCCCGCGCATCTTCAGGAAGTCCTGCAGGTCGATGGTGTCCGGGTCATAGGGAGAGTAACTGGAATCGGTCATGCCGGGCAGCGTAGCAGGGTGGGCGGGGCGGGGTCTGTGCGCCCGGTCCCCGCCCCGCCCGGCGAGGCTCAGCGTTTGTTGTACTGCTCGCTGAACAGGCGCAGGTCGGCGTCGTCCACCCGGCGGTCCTGGTTCAGGTCGCCGCTGGTGCCGGGCTTGCCGTAGTTGTTCATGAGGATGGCCAGGTCGGTCAGGTCGATGCGGCCGTCGCCGTTCAGGTCCGCGCCGCTCAGGGCGGTCCGCGCGGCGCTGGGCGTCCAGTCCTTCAGGCCCAGTTCGCGGGCCAGTTCGCCCTGCACGGCCTCCGCCAGCGGCAGCGGGCCGCGCGGGTTGAACTCGATGCGGCGTTCCGAGCCGCTCACGAACAGGCGCGCGGCGACGTCCGGGTTGAACGGCGCGGCGCTCGGCCCGCTGCCGCCCAGCGTCAGCAGCGGGCCGCCGCTGGTGTCCAGCGTGACCGGCAGTTCCGGCGTGCTGATGGCGGCCAGCGCGGCCTGCACGGCCCTGGTCAGGGCCTCGCCCTGCGGGCGGAGTTTCACGCTGGCGGCGTCGGCGTGGCCGTGCGACGCGCCGGTCAGTGCGGCGGCCAGCAGCGCGGCGATGCGGGTGCGGCGGTCCTGCGTGCGCCGCAGGTGTCGGGCCAGCCGGGAGCGGGGAGCGTTCATGGGCGCACCTCCCGCGCCGCCAGGATCGCGGCGCGCAGTTTTGCCGGATCCGTGATGGTCTCGGTGGCGGGCGGGGTGGGCGTGGCAGCCGGTGGGACAGCCGGGGTGGCCGGCGTGACGGCCGTGACAGCCGGCGTGACCGACACCCCCGGAACCAGACTGCCGTTCACGACCGGGTAGAAGCCCTGGTTGAACCCCACCAGCGGACTGTCGAACCGCCCCGCGTACAGCAGCGCGATCACGTCCTGACCGCTGCGCAGGTCCGGCAGGTCGGCCACACCCTTCAGGAACAGCAGCGCCGGCGCGCCGCCCTGCCGGGGCAGGCTGGCCGGGTCGCCCGCGATGGTCTCGGTGACGGTCAGCGGGTACGCCACGTACGTCACGTCGCCGTCCCGGACCTCGGCGGGCGTGCCGAGCGTGGCGCGCACGATCACCTCGGCCTTCCTCGCCTGCTGCGCCAGGGTCAGGGGGGGCGCGGTGGTGGCCCGCGCCGCCCCGGTCAGTCCCAGCAGGCCCGCCAGCAACGTCGCCTGCAGGGCCGGGCCGGCCCTCACGGTTTCCCTCCGGGGGTGGGCGTGACCGGGGCCGGTGTGGGCGCGGCCTTCCCGGGGACCGCGTTCTCCGGGAAGGTCTTCTCGGCCGCGGCCTTCTCCGGCGTGGCTTTCTCTGTCGCGGCCTTCTCCGGCGTGGCTTTCTCGGCAGCGGTCTTCTCGGCAGCGGCTTTCGCGGCGGCCTCGTCGCGTTTCTTCTGCTCGTCGGGCATCAGCCGCTCGGACAGCAGCTTGCCCTGCCCGTCACGCGCCTCGTACCCCAGCGCGCTCCCGCTCAGCGTGACTGGCTTCGTGACCTTCAGGCTCAGCAGCGCCACGCGCGCCCCGCTGCGCGGCGCGGCCTTGAAGCCCACGTCCACGGTCAGGCGCTGACCCTCCTGCCGCCAGAACAGCACGCCGCCCGTCTCGCCCGGCTGCGCGCCGCCGAGGCTCACGCCGGCCGGCAGGTCCCACACGAACCGCGCGGCGCGCACGTTCCGGGGCGCGCTGATGGTCACGGGCACGCGCGTGTCCCCGCGGATCTCCCCGGCCGGCAGGGTGGGCGCCAGGGACAGCGGCGGCAGGTCCTGCACGGTCACGCGGTACTCCTTGCTGTTCTTGCTCAGCGTGGCGTCCGTGACGGTCACCGTGAACGCGTAGGTGCCGCTGGTCTTCGGCGTGCCGCTCAGGGTCAGGCCGCTGAGGGTCAGGCCCGGCGGGAGGGTGCCGCCCGACTGCCGCGCCGCGTACGGACCGGCACCGCCCGCGACCGTCAGGGTCGCCGTGTACGCCTCCCCGGTGTACAGCGGCGGCAGCCCGGACGGACTGTCCGCGAAGTACAGCGCTTCCCGCGCGCCGCTGGCGGAGGTTCCCGTGATCTCCTGTCCGCAGGCCGCCAGCAGGGCCGTGAGCAGGCCGGCCAGCGCGAGCCGGACAGCGGTTCGGTGAGGTGCCATATGCCCCGCAGTGTACCTGCCCGCACCGGCCCTCCCGGTGAGATTCGCATGACGCCCGCCCCGCACCGGGAATCGTCGCGCATTCCAGCGTTCCGGGCGGGGGCGCGGCATTAGACTCGGGGGCATGACTTCACTGGTATCTGCTGCGCCCCGCGTGGGCGAGCGTCTGGGCCGTTACACCGTCGAGCGGGTCGAGGCCCTCCCGGAAATGCAGGGCACGCTGGTGCTGCTGTCGCACGAACTGGGCGCCCGGCACGCGCACGTGATCCGCGAGGACGACAACGCCGCGTTCGCGGTGACCT
The sequence above is a segment of the Deinococcus depolymerans genome. Coding sequences within it:
- a CDS encoding DUF1684 domain-containing protein, producing the protein MGLYEEAVLDFRNRKDQHFAAGKGPVDPQAFHGLRYFAPDEAWAFTVLLERLPQDAAEFPLETNTGETRFMARYGQVTVPLPGGERTLSVFAPLGEEQPARVFIPFRDATSGAAEGGTYGAGRYLDAPLDRQLGGDGALVRVDFNLAYHPYCAYGDGWTCPLPPRENWLPDAVTAGERLP
- a CDS encoding Ig domain-containing protein, translating into MAPHRTAVRLALAGLLTALLAACGQEITGTSASGAREALYFADSPSGLPPLYTGEAYTATLTVAGGAGPYAARQSGGTLPPGLTLSGLTLSGTPKTSGTYAFTVTVTDATLSKNSKEYRVTVQDLPPLSLAPTLPAGEIRGDTRVPVTISAPRNVRAARFVWDLPAGVSLGGAQPGETGGVLFWRQEGQRLTVDVGFKAAPRSGARVALLSLKVTKPVTLSGSALGYEARDGQGKLLSERLMPDEQKKRDEAAAKAAAEKTAAEKATPEKAATEKATPEKAAAEKTFPENAVPGKAAPTPAPVTPTPGGKP
- a CDS encoding RNA-binding S4 domain-containing protein, which translates into the protein MTDSSYSPYDPDTIDLQDFLKMRGLVETGGEAKFRVQGGEVRLNGQIETRRRRKLRRGDIVEYAGQRVTVDW
- a CDS encoding ComF family protein → MAAHPGDRTAPVPGRTAAGIALNAAQLLGDALRALLPRACPGCGGQLGRAAGLCPACRAHLHARVEAHSPLRAQPVPHLVTLGAYRGVNRRVVRTLKFGGARDLAAVLGEALAQGVPTHWDVRAVVPVPLHPARQRQRGFNQAELLGRAVAAGLGVPCVPGLQRTRHTAQQARRHAAQREDLHGAFRAHPDALPGGPVLLIDDVFTTGNTLLACQDTLKEAGVTELYAAVIAR